Genomic segment of bacterium:
GCGAACCCGTCAGCTCGATCAGGCACATGCGGCAGTTGCCGTCGACGCCCAGGCCGGGGTGGTAGCAGAAGTGCGGGATCTCGTCGCCCAGCTCGCGCGAGAGCGCGATGAGCGGCTTGCCCGCCTCGGTCTCCACCGGGCGGCCGTTGTAGACGAGGGTCACCTTCTCGGCCATCAGCGGTCACACTCCCCCATCACGGGATCGAGGCTCGCGATCACCGCCACGGCGTCGGCGATCATCGAGCCCGCGAGCATCGTGCGCAGGATCTGCAGGTTGTTGAAGGACGGGCTACGGATCTTGCAGCGGTAGGGATGGGCGCTGCCGTCGCTGACCAGGTAGAAGCCCAGCTCGCCCTTGGGCGCCTCGATCGCCGAGTAGATCTGGCCCGCCGGCGGCCGGATCCCCTCGGAGATCAGCTTGAAGTGGTGGATGAGCTCCTCCATCGAATCGTAGATCCGCGCCCTGGGCGGCAGGACATAGTCGCGGTTGTCCGAGCTGATCGGGCCGTCCGGCAGCTCGGCGATCGCCTGGCGCACGATCTTCACGCTCTGGCGCATCTCCTCCAGGCGGACGAGGTAGCGGTCCAGGCAGTCGCCCTTCTCGCCGACGGCCGTCTCGAAATCGAAGAGCTCGTAGTCCAGGTAGGGCGCCGCCTTGCGCAGGTCGTAGTCGACGCCGCTGGCGCGCAGGATGGGCCCGGTCAGCCCGTAGCCGATCGCCTGCTCGGCGCTGATGATGCCGACGTCCAGGTTGCGATCGAGCCAGATGCGGTTCTTGTTCAGCAGACCCTCGACGTCGTCGAGGGTCCGCTCGCACTCCGTGAGGAAGGCGAGCACCTTGTCGGTCCAGCCGGGCGGCAGGTCGCGGGCGACGCCGCCGATGCGCGTGTAGCTGGTGGTCAGGCGCGTGCCCGTCAGCTCTTCGAAGAGGTT
This window contains:
- the nuoD gene encoding NADH dehydrogenase (quinone) subunit D; its protein translation is MGPQHPATHGVLRLVLELDGETIVRCQPHVGYLHRAFEKIAEEKTYHNFLPYTDRLDYLSPLSNNVAYALAVEKLIDLEIPVRARRIRVIAAELARISAHLLSVGTYALDLGAATVFFYTFQMRELLYNLFEELTGTRLTTSYTRIGGVARDLPPGWTDKVLAFLTECERTLDDVEGLLNKNRIWLDRNLDVGIISAEQAIGYGLTGPILRASGVDYDLRKAAPYLDYELFDFETAVGEKGDCLDRYLVRLEEMRQSVKIVRQAIAELPDGPISSDNRDYVLPPRARIYDSMEELIHHFKLISEGIRPPAGQIYSAIEAPKGELGFYLVSDGSAHPYRCKIRSPSFNNLQILRTMLAGSMIADAVAVIASLDPVMGECDR